A genome region from Acaryochloris marina S15 includes the following:
- a CDS encoding AAA family ATPase — translation MTALQTKLQTLRKELNAAHLERKSVIDGLLATLLANQNALLYGPPGTGKSLILREICFAIADANFFQRLLHKAMSPDEVLGQISLKALENDVMKRNTSGRLQEAHLAFLDEVFRGNGVLLNSLLELMNERTYDNPDKQQSPLRSIVGATNSIDSGSDLEAFADRFVYRPWLFDLKTPSSTKKLLGWTIKGNRPQVSQGLISLAELDQMCAEVQQVKISDAMVDAFTEIIHTLIRDGFVVSARRRVKLLQLVRCFAYVQGDDQVYLEHIHELLPQCCWKSKIEEIREIKRLIETAAPIAKKELSSITQAAQSEVLRLEQKLNNSSLGHTDHVNAADFARTQLTNLSQSMAKVKADLCRNGASQKTRAEADLQAKSQRVSELVEGLY, via the coding sequence ATGACTGCACTTCAAACCAAGCTTCAAACGCTACGAAAAGAACTCAACGCCGCTCACCTGGAGCGTAAATCTGTGATTGATGGATTGCTGGCTACATTGCTGGCGAACCAGAACGCTTTGCTGTATGGGCCTCCAGGGACTGGGAAAAGCTTGATATTAAGAGAGATCTGCTTTGCGATCGCAGATGCGAATTTCTTCCAAAGATTGCTTCATAAAGCTATGTCTCCCGATGAAGTCTTAGGGCAAATCAGCCTCAAGGCACTGGAGAATGACGTTATGAAGCGGAATACTAGCGGCAGGCTTCAGGAGGCTCACTTGGCCTTTTTGGATGAAGTCTTTAGAGGTAATGGGGTATTGCTCAATAGCTTGCTGGAGCTGATGAATGAGCGCACCTACGACAACCCAGACAAGCAACAAAGCCCTCTGCGCTCAATTGTCGGGGCAACTAACTCCATTGACTCAGGGAGCGATTTGGAAGCGTTTGCCGACCGCTTTGTCTACCGCCCCTGGCTCTTCGATCTTAAGACTCCCAGCTCTACTAAGAAACTGTTGGGCTGGACAATCAAAGGAAATCGCCCCCAGGTGAGTCAAGGTCTGATTTCATTGGCCGAACTCGATCAGATGTGTGCTGAAGTTCAACAGGTCAAAATCAGCGATGCGATGGTGGATGCTTTCACTGAGATTATCCACACCCTGATTCGCGATGGCTTTGTGGTCAGTGCCCGACGACGAGTGAAATTGCTGCAATTGGTTCGGTGCTTTGCGTATGTCCAAGGAGACGATCAGGTATATCTAGAGCATATCCACGAGCTGTTACCCCAGTGCTGTTGGAAGTCCAAGATTGAGGAAATCCGAGAGATTAAGAGACTGATTGAAACAGCCGCACCCATCGCGAAAAAGGAGTTATCGAGCATTACCCAAGCCGCTCAAAGTGAAGTCTTAAGACTAGAACAAAAGTTGAATAACTCAAGTCTGGGTCATACCGATCATGTGAATGCCGCAGACTTCGCTAGAACTCAGCTCACCAATCTTAGTCAGAGTATGGCTAAAGTCAAAGCTGATTTATGCAGGAATGGTGCTAGCCAAAAAACGAGAGCAGAGGCCGACCTACAGGCGAAATCACAGCGAGTCAGTGAACTAGTTGAAGGCTTGTATTGA